Proteins encoded by one window of Epinephelus moara isolate mb chromosome 18, YSFRI_EMoa_1.0, whole genome shotgun sequence:
- the slc29a4a gene encoding equilibrative nucleoside transporter 4 isoform X3, translating into MGSVGAERRRPTPVQTPEERDVWRDGGRAGWRDGGREGWREGRESSVVQSYSFDSYQLEEEEISKDAPERGVLALSEPDFEEPIPDDRYHGIYFAMLLAGVGFLLPYNSFITDVDYLHHKFEGTSIVFDMSLTYILVALLAVILNNVLVERLSMHTRITVGYILALGPLVFVSVFDVWLGKFTTRQAYIINLVSVGVVAFGCTVQQSSFYGYMGMLPKRYTQGVMTGESTAGVIISLSRIFTKLLIPDERRNTLIFFLVSISMEMLCFLLHLLVRRSQFVRYYTNHAQGKGQGKGHDPRDNGTGYRVHHDVTAEEVRFGNGGTAPATTEDGIEDFEGGTYVRFDAPKAKIRRSWPGVRDMILHRYVVSRVIWAYMLSIAVTYSITLCLFPGLESEIRNSTLGEWLPILIMATFNMSDFVGKILAALPYDWSGGRLLFFSCLRVVFIPLFVMCVYPADAPTLSHPAWPCLFSLFMGVTNGYFGSVPMIQAAGKVPPEQRELAGNTMTVSYMTGLMVGSAVAYAAYSFTAHASGTRLSPVNIHTPANATGF; encoded by the exons ATGGGCTCTGTGGGAGCAGAGCGCCGCAGGCCCACACCGGTCCAGACGCCCGAGGAGAGAGATGtgtggagggatggagggagagctggatggagggatggaggcagggaggggtggagggagggcagagagagcagcgtGGTGCAGAGCTACAGCTTCGACTCGTACcaactggaggaggaggagatcagTAAAGACGCCCCGGAGCGAGGAGTGCTGGCTCTGTCCGAGCCCG ACTTTGAGGAGCCGATCCCTGACGACCGTTACCATGGCATCTACTTTGCAATGCTATTGGCTGGCGTGGGTTTCCTGCTTCCCTACAACAGTTTCATCACTGATGTGGACTACCTGCACCACAAGTTTGAAG ggaCGTCCATAGTATTCGACATGAGTCTGACGTACATCCTGGTGGCTCTGCTGGCCGTCATCCTCAACAACGTGCTGGTGGAGAGACTCAGCATGCACACCAGAATCACTGTGG GTTACATCTTAGCTCTCGGGCCGCTGGtctttgtcagtgtgtttgatgtgtggcTGGGCAAGTTCACCACCAGGCAGGCTTATATCATCAACCTGGTGTCAGTTGGAGTGGTGGCCTTCGGATGTACAG TGCAGCAGTCCAGTTTCTATGGTTACATGGGGATGCTGCCCAAGAGGTACACGCAGGGGGTGATGACTGGAGAGA GTACAGCAGGTGTGATCATCTCCCTGTCGCGCATCTTCACCAAGCTGCTGATCCCAGACGAGAGGAGGAACACGCTCATCTTCTTCCTCGTCTCCATCAGCATGGAGATGCTCTGCTTCCTGCTTCACCTGCTGGTCCGCCGCTCCCAATTTGTCCGCTACTACACCAACCACGCCCAGGGCAAAGGTCAAGGCAAAGGTCACGACCCACGTGACAACGGCACCGGATACAGAGTTCACCATGATGTCACGGCAGAGGAAGTAAGATTT GGAAATGGTGGGACAGCACCAGCCACTACAGAGGATGGCATTGAGGACTTTGAGGGTGGGACCTATGTGCGATTCGACGCCCCGAAAGCCAAGATAAGGAGGAGCTGGCCTGGTGTCCGCG ACATGATCTTGCATCGCTACGTGGTGTCCCGCGTGATCTGGGCCTACATGCTGTCTATAGCAGTAACCTACAGCATCACTCTGTGTCTCTTCCCCGGACTCGAGTCAGAGATACGAAACTCCACGTTAGGAGAGTGGCTCCCCATCCTCATCATGGCCACCTTCAACATGTCCGACTTTGTTGGCAAG ATCCTGGCAGCGCTGCCGTACGATTGGTCCGGAGGCCGcctgctcttcttctcctgtctGAGGGTGGTCTTCATCCCTCTGTTCGTCATGTGTGTGTACCCGGCCGACGCGCCCACCCTGTCTCATCCCGCCTGGCCCTGTCTCTTCTCCCTCTTCATGGGAGTCACCAACGGCTACTTCGGGTCTGTGCCGATGATCCAGGCTGCGGGCAAAGTGCCGCCCGAGCAAAGGGAGCTGGCAG gGAACACCATGACAGTCTCCTATATGACAGGCCTGATGGTGGGCTCTGCTGTGGCGTACGCAGCTTACAGCTTCACCGCTCATGCATCAGGAACCCGCCTCTCCCCAGTCAATATACACACACCTGCCAACGCTACAGGGTTCTGA
- the slc29a4a gene encoding equilibrative nucleoside transporter 4 isoform X1: MGSVGAERRRPTPVQTPEERDVWRDGGRAGWRDGGREGWREGRESSVVQSYSFDSYQLEEEEISKDAPERGVLALSEPAVSLHISASVQPAEYKNFEEPIPDDRYHGIYFAMLLAGVGFLLPYNSFITDVDYLHHKFEGTSIVFDMSLTYILVALLAVILNNVLVERLSMHTRITVGYILALGPLVFVSVFDVWLGKFTTRQAYIINLVSVGVVAFGCTVQQSSFYGYMGMLPKRYTQGVMTGESTAGVIISLSRIFTKLLIPDERRNTLIFFLVSISMEMLCFLLHLLVRRSQFVRYYTNHAQGKGQGKGHDPRDNGTGYRVHHDVTAEEVRFGNGGTAPATTEDGIEDFEGGTYVRFDAPKAKIRRSWPGVRDMILHRYVVSRVIWAYMLSIAVTYSITLCLFPGLESEIRNSTLGEWLPILIMATFNMSDFVGKILAALPYDWSGGRLLFFSCLRVVFIPLFVMCVYPADAPTLSHPAWPCLFSLFMGVTNGYFGSVPMIQAAGKVPPEQRELAGNTMTVSYMTGLMVGSAVAYAAYSFTAHASGTRLSPVNIHTPANATGF; the protein is encoded by the exons ATGGGCTCTGTGGGAGCAGAGCGCCGCAGGCCCACACCGGTCCAGACGCCCGAGGAGAGAGATGtgtggagggatggagggagagctggatggagggatggaggcagggaggggtggagggagggcagagagagcagcgtGGTGCAGAGCTACAGCTTCGACTCGTACcaactggaggaggaggagatcagTAAAGACGCCCCGGAGCGAGGAGTGCTGGCTCTGTCCGAGCCCG CTGTCAGTCTCCATATCTCAGCCAGTGTACAGCCAGCAGAATACAAGA ACTTTGAGGAGCCGATCCCTGACGACCGTTACCATGGCATCTACTTTGCAATGCTATTGGCTGGCGTGGGTTTCCTGCTTCCCTACAACAGTTTCATCACTGATGTGGACTACCTGCACCACAAGTTTGAAG ggaCGTCCATAGTATTCGACATGAGTCTGACGTACATCCTGGTGGCTCTGCTGGCCGTCATCCTCAACAACGTGCTGGTGGAGAGACTCAGCATGCACACCAGAATCACTGTGG GTTACATCTTAGCTCTCGGGCCGCTGGtctttgtcagtgtgtttgatgtgtggcTGGGCAAGTTCACCACCAGGCAGGCTTATATCATCAACCTGGTGTCAGTTGGAGTGGTGGCCTTCGGATGTACAG TGCAGCAGTCCAGTTTCTATGGTTACATGGGGATGCTGCCCAAGAGGTACACGCAGGGGGTGATGACTGGAGAGA GTACAGCAGGTGTGATCATCTCCCTGTCGCGCATCTTCACCAAGCTGCTGATCCCAGACGAGAGGAGGAACACGCTCATCTTCTTCCTCGTCTCCATCAGCATGGAGATGCTCTGCTTCCTGCTTCACCTGCTGGTCCGCCGCTCCCAATTTGTCCGCTACTACACCAACCACGCCCAGGGCAAAGGTCAAGGCAAAGGTCACGACCCACGTGACAACGGCACCGGATACAGAGTTCACCATGATGTCACGGCAGAGGAAGTAAGATTT GGAAATGGTGGGACAGCACCAGCCACTACAGAGGATGGCATTGAGGACTTTGAGGGTGGGACCTATGTGCGATTCGACGCCCCGAAAGCCAAGATAAGGAGGAGCTGGCCTGGTGTCCGCG ACATGATCTTGCATCGCTACGTGGTGTCCCGCGTGATCTGGGCCTACATGCTGTCTATAGCAGTAACCTACAGCATCACTCTGTGTCTCTTCCCCGGACTCGAGTCAGAGATACGAAACTCCACGTTAGGAGAGTGGCTCCCCATCCTCATCATGGCCACCTTCAACATGTCCGACTTTGTTGGCAAG ATCCTGGCAGCGCTGCCGTACGATTGGTCCGGAGGCCGcctgctcttcttctcctgtctGAGGGTGGTCTTCATCCCTCTGTTCGTCATGTGTGTGTACCCGGCCGACGCGCCCACCCTGTCTCATCCCGCCTGGCCCTGTCTCTTCTCCCTCTTCATGGGAGTCACCAACGGCTACTTCGGGTCTGTGCCGATGATCCAGGCTGCGGGCAAAGTGCCGCCCGAGCAAAGGGAGCTGGCAG gGAACACCATGACAGTCTCCTATATGACAGGCCTGATGGTGGGCTCTGCTGTGGCGTACGCAGCTTACAGCTTCACCGCTCATGCATCAGGAACCCGCCTCTCCCCAGTCAATATACACACACCTGCCAACGCTACAGGGTTCTGA
- the slc29a4a gene encoding equilibrative nucleoside transporter 4 isoform X2 translates to MGSVGAERRRPTPVQTPEERDVWRDGGRAGWRDGGREGWREGRESSVVQSYSFDSYQLEEEEISKDAPERGVLALSEPAVSLHISASVQPAEYKNFEEPIPDDRYHGIYFAMLLAGVGFLLPYNSFITDVDYLHHKFEGTSIVFDMSLTYILVALLAVILNNVLVERLSMHTRITVGYILALGPLVFVSVFDVWLGKFTTRQAYIINLVSVGVVAFGCTVQQSSFYGYMGMLPKRYTQGVMTGESTAGVIISLSRIFTKLLIPDERRNTLIFFLVSISMEMLCFLLHLLVRRSQFVRYYTNHAQGKGQGKGHDPRDNGTGYRVHHDVTAEEGNGGTAPATTEDGIEDFEGGTYVRFDAPKAKIRRSWPGVRDMILHRYVVSRVIWAYMLSIAVTYSITLCLFPGLESEIRNSTLGEWLPILIMATFNMSDFVGKILAALPYDWSGGRLLFFSCLRVVFIPLFVMCVYPADAPTLSHPAWPCLFSLFMGVTNGYFGSVPMIQAAGKVPPEQRELAGNTMTVSYMTGLMVGSAVAYAAYSFTAHASGTRLSPVNIHTPANATGF, encoded by the exons ATGGGCTCTGTGGGAGCAGAGCGCCGCAGGCCCACACCGGTCCAGACGCCCGAGGAGAGAGATGtgtggagggatggagggagagctggatggagggatggaggcagggaggggtggagggagggcagagagagcagcgtGGTGCAGAGCTACAGCTTCGACTCGTACcaactggaggaggaggagatcagTAAAGACGCCCCGGAGCGAGGAGTGCTGGCTCTGTCCGAGCCCG CTGTCAGTCTCCATATCTCAGCCAGTGTACAGCCAGCAGAATACAAGA ACTTTGAGGAGCCGATCCCTGACGACCGTTACCATGGCATCTACTTTGCAATGCTATTGGCTGGCGTGGGTTTCCTGCTTCCCTACAACAGTTTCATCACTGATGTGGACTACCTGCACCACAAGTTTGAAG ggaCGTCCATAGTATTCGACATGAGTCTGACGTACATCCTGGTGGCTCTGCTGGCCGTCATCCTCAACAACGTGCTGGTGGAGAGACTCAGCATGCACACCAGAATCACTGTGG GTTACATCTTAGCTCTCGGGCCGCTGGtctttgtcagtgtgtttgatgtgtggcTGGGCAAGTTCACCACCAGGCAGGCTTATATCATCAACCTGGTGTCAGTTGGAGTGGTGGCCTTCGGATGTACAG TGCAGCAGTCCAGTTTCTATGGTTACATGGGGATGCTGCCCAAGAGGTACACGCAGGGGGTGATGACTGGAGAGA GTACAGCAGGTGTGATCATCTCCCTGTCGCGCATCTTCACCAAGCTGCTGATCCCAGACGAGAGGAGGAACACGCTCATCTTCTTCCTCGTCTCCATCAGCATGGAGATGCTCTGCTTCCTGCTTCACCTGCTGGTCCGCCGCTCCCAATTTGTCCGCTACTACACCAACCACGCCCAGGGCAAAGGTCAAGGCAAAGGTCACGACCCACGTGACAACGGCACCGGATACAGAGTTCACCATGATGTCACGGCAGAGGAA GGAAATGGTGGGACAGCACCAGCCACTACAGAGGATGGCATTGAGGACTTTGAGGGTGGGACCTATGTGCGATTCGACGCCCCGAAAGCCAAGATAAGGAGGAGCTGGCCTGGTGTCCGCG ACATGATCTTGCATCGCTACGTGGTGTCCCGCGTGATCTGGGCCTACATGCTGTCTATAGCAGTAACCTACAGCATCACTCTGTGTCTCTTCCCCGGACTCGAGTCAGAGATACGAAACTCCACGTTAGGAGAGTGGCTCCCCATCCTCATCATGGCCACCTTCAACATGTCCGACTTTGTTGGCAAG ATCCTGGCAGCGCTGCCGTACGATTGGTCCGGAGGCCGcctgctcttcttctcctgtctGAGGGTGGTCTTCATCCCTCTGTTCGTCATGTGTGTGTACCCGGCCGACGCGCCCACCCTGTCTCATCCCGCCTGGCCCTGTCTCTTCTCCCTCTTCATGGGAGTCACCAACGGCTACTTCGGGTCTGTGCCGATGATCCAGGCTGCGGGCAAAGTGCCGCCCGAGCAAAGGGAGCTGGCAG gGAACACCATGACAGTCTCCTATATGACAGGCCTGATGGTGGGCTCTGCTGTGGCGTACGCAGCTTACAGCTTCACCGCTCATGCATCAGGAACCCGCCTCTCCCCAGTCAATATACACACACCTGCCAACGCTACAGGGTTCTGA
- the slc29a4a gene encoding equilibrative nucleoside transporter 4 isoform X4, translating into MGSVGAERRRPTPVQTPEERDVWRDGGRAGWRDGGREGWREGRESSVVQSYSFDSYQLEEEEISKDAPERGVLALSEPDFEEPIPDDRYHGIYFAMLLAGVGFLLPYNSFITDVDYLHHKFEGTSIVFDMSLTYILVALLAVILNNVLVERLSMHTRITVGYILALGPLVFVSVFDVWLGKFTTRQAYIINLVSVGVVAFGCTVQQSSFYGYMGMLPKRYTQGVMTGESTAGVIISLSRIFTKLLIPDERRNTLIFFLVSISMEMLCFLLHLLVRRSQFVRYYTNHAQGKGQGKGHDPRDNGTGYRVHHDVTAEEGNGGTAPATTEDGIEDFEGGTYVRFDAPKAKIRRSWPGVRDMILHRYVVSRVIWAYMLSIAVTYSITLCLFPGLESEIRNSTLGEWLPILIMATFNMSDFVGKILAALPYDWSGGRLLFFSCLRVVFIPLFVMCVYPADAPTLSHPAWPCLFSLFMGVTNGYFGSVPMIQAAGKVPPEQRELAGNTMTVSYMTGLMVGSAVAYAAYSFTAHASGTRLSPVNIHTPANATGF; encoded by the exons ATGGGCTCTGTGGGAGCAGAGCGCCGCAGGCCCACACCGGTCCAGACGCCCGAGGAGAGAGATGtgtggagggatggagggagagctggatggagggatggaggcagggaggggtggagggagggcagagagagcagcgtGGTGCAGAGCTACAGCTTCGACTCGTACcaactggaggaggaggagatcagTAAAGACGCCCCGGAGCGAGGAGTGCTGGCTCTGTCCGAGCCCG ACTTTGAGGAGCCGATCCCTGACGACCGTTACCATGGCATCTACTTTGCAATGCTATTGGCTGGCGTGGGTTTCCTGCTTCCCTACAACAGTTTCATCACTGATGTGGACTACCTGCACCACAAGTTTGAAG ggaCGTCCATAGTATTCGACATGAGTCTGACGTACATCCTGGTGGCTCTGCTGGCCGTCATCCTCAACAACGTGCTGGTGGAGAGACTCAGCATGCACACCAGAATCACTGTGG GTTACATCTTAGCTCTCGGGCCGCTGGtctttgtcagtgtgtttgatgtgtggcTGGGCAAGTTCACCACCAGGCAGGCTTATATCATCAACCTGGTGTCAGTTGGAGTGGTGGCCTTCGGATGTACAG TGCAGCAGTCCAGTTTCTATGGTTACATGGGGATGCTGCCCAAGAGGTACACGCAGGGGGTGATGACTGGAGAGA GTACAGCAGGTGTGATCATCTCCCTGTCGCGCATCTTCACCAAGCTGCTGATCCCAGACGAGAGGAGGAACACGCTCATCTTCTTCCTCGTCTCCATCAGCATGGAGATGCTCTGCTTCCTGCTTCACCTGCTGGTCCGCCGCTCCCAATTTGTCCGCTACTACACCAACCACGCCCAGGGCAAAGGTCAAGGCAAAGGTCACGACCCACGTGACAACGGCACCGGATACAGAGTTCACCATGATGTCACGGCAGAGGAA GGAAATGGTGGGACAGCACCAGCCACTACAGAGGATGGCATTGAGGACTTTGAGGGTGGGACCTATGTGCGATTCGACGCCCCGAAAGCCAAGATAAGGAGGAGCTGGCCTGGTGTCCGCG ACATGATCTTGCATCGCTACGTGGTGTCCCGCGTGATCTGGGCCTACATGCTGTCTATAGCAGTAACCTACAGCATCACTCTGTGTCTCTTCCCCGGACTCGAGTCAGAGATACGAAACTCCACGTTAGGAGAGTGGCTCCCCATCCTCATCATGGCCACCTTCAACATGTCCGACTTTGTTGGCAAG ATCCTGGCAGCGCTGCCGTACGATTGGTCCGGAGGCCGcctgctcttcttctcctgtctGAGGGTGGTCTTCATCCCTCTGTTCGTCATGTGTGTGTACCCGGCCGACGCGCCCACCCTGTCTCATCCCGCCTGGCCCTGTCTCTTCTCCCTCTTCATGGGAGTCACCAACGGCTACTTCGGGTCTGTGCCGATGATCCAGGCTGCGGGCAAAGTGCCGCCCGAGCAAAGGGAGCTGGCAG gGAACACCATGACAGTCTCCTATATGACAGGCCTGATGGTGGGCTCTGCTGTGGCGTACGCAGCTTACAGCTTCACCGCTCATGCATCAGGAACCCGCCTCTCCCCAGTCAATATACACACACCTGCCAACGCTACAGGGTTCTGA